DNA sequence from the Rattus rattus isolate New Zealand chromosome 2, Rrattus_CSIRO_v1, whole genome shotgun sequence genome:
GGCGGGGACTGTCTGTCTGACGCTGCTTCACAGCATCTCTTGACTGACTGCTCTCAGTCAGAAAACATTGTTGCGAAGGTTTCTCTTTTCAGTCACCATACTGGTCTCCCAGGCCAGAGACCCTTTACTGAGCCCAGGCACGGAAGAAGACgtggaaggattttttttcttttcccggTGAGCGAATGCTGGATCCTGCTAACCTAGGGAAATGAGTTAAAAACTATATTCCAGTTCATTTAAGACTCTTAAGCCTCCCAAGCAGGCTTGTGCTAGCATGGGCCAACCGTACAGCGTCTGCTTGATTCTGTTTGTGGCTATTTTGTTCCCTCTGACTGGAGGATCTCAGCAAAGCTTGTCTGACAGGGGTGACACTAAATAAGTGTAAAAGACCGAGTATTCAACAAGTTGTCAGGACCAAGCTATTAGAAATCCAGAAAATCATGTGCCCACGGCTTTTGAAGTGTTAGCAGGAGAAGGCATGCACAGTAATGCTAGTGACCGATGACACATCCTCCTGAGGCTTGGGGACAAACAAACGCTTTGGCACTGCAAACGTGGCATTACCGCATTCTGGGAAAAGGGCAGAGGAACTTTCCTAAATGACACAGGGCTCGATGAGCCACATCTAGAGTTTGTTTCTCATCTTCTGCAGACCGCCAATCGCCTGGCGGGTGATAGAGAGGCGGGATCTCATCTTCTGCAGACCGCCAATCGCCTGGCGGTTGACGGAGAGGCGGGATCTCATCTTCTGCAGACCGCCAATCGCCTGGCGGGTGACAGAGAGGCGGGATCTCATCTTCTGCAGACCGCCAATCGCCTGGCGGTTGATGGAGAGGCGGGATCTCATCTTCTGCAGACCGCCAATCGCCTGGCGGGTGATGGAGAGGCGGGATCCCATCTTCTGCAGACCGCCAATCGCATGGCGGGTGATGGAGAGGCGGGAAGATTATTGTCAAGCAACTGGCACGCTGAGAATGCTAGGGAGATGCTAATGGTTACCTTGGGCCTTGGGCCTTGGGCCTCCGTAAACTCAAGGGTCATCTCTGACTGTAGCCCTCCAAGGGCGGACAGTGAGTCAACTGTTGGCAGTCACTCAGTGAGAAGGGGGCAGATAGTGATGTACGGGCTGTTCTATTCCTCAGGAGAGGCTTCTTACAATGCTAGGTTAAAGGGCCGTCTCTACGCCGTTCCTTTGCATCTATAATTACAAAAGCTCTGCTTCCAGTGCCCCCTCTATTAACTCAGCCATCAAGGAAGGCAAATCCTCAACTTGGTACCAAAACCTCGTTGTTGCTGCTTCAGGGAGAGCTAAAGGGCTGTTTCCTCTTGCATTTATTAaatgccaataaaataaaataagattattaGCAACATAATAAAtatgataatataaaaattactaacaacataataaaataatattgctAATATTGTAATTACATTACATGGGTAATACCTCGTGCCTGCTGAGACTAATAGAATGCCAGGGAATTTATTTGCTGAGGTATAAATTGGATTAACTCCTTATGGATTGATTACAGCTCCTGAGAAAATTAAACCTACTCCACTACTGCAACCTTCCTGTGAAGTCCTTAAGGGGGATCCTGAGCCTTCTCCTCCCAGAGAGCGGACTGAGCTTCCTCACAGATCATCACGGCAAGCTGGAAACGCTCACCTTCAGCACAGCTCAGATCCATTTGCTGTTCCTGCACTGTTAGGAATCCCTTCCCTCCAGAACCCCCACAGGATTGCTGCGGGACCAATAGAACGGATACATCTCTCTATCAGCCCCGAATCATGTTCTATTCTATTTCCAGAAAGAACCAGGCTCCAGGCATTACCCTCTGCACAAGTAGTATTTGTAGACGCCGCAACCTGTGTAAGGTTTCTAGCGGTGCTTCCCGGGTTTCTCCTTACCCGGGTGCCTCTGCACAACGGATGAGATTGCTCATGACTTACATCGCCTCACAACGGAAGCCTCAACcactggactcaaactcagactCACAATGCGCAGTGCTGGCTGGGCAGTGTCTAGAAACAGTGCAGCTCACTTCCTCCGGCACCTCTGCTCGTCTTATTACAATTAATTCAACAGAAAAAGCAGACGCCAGGAAATCCAGCCTATTTTGGCCATATCAGGTCACCTTCTAATCTTCCAGGACCTTCGAGGGAAATGTAAAGACAGATCCCCCCTTTAACACTAACTCTTCTCCTAGGAATTAACAAcctaaagaaaatacaagaatcccacacacgggttggggatttagctcagtggtagagcgcttgcctaggaagcgcaaggccctgagttcggtccccagctcccaaaaaaaaaaaaaaaaaaaaaaaaaaaaaaaacttccatgtaaaactttttttttctttttttttttttttttttttttcgaaaaaaaaaaaaaaaaaaaaagaatcccacacACACTTCCATGTAAACACTTTAGCATTAAAACCAGTCTGCACCACCCGAAGGGCAGGCTGTCCTGATAGTTAATGGGTGTCCTGCATGTGTAAGAGTTAATACCCACCTCTACCCTCTTATGCTGGGACTCCCCGAGGATTATTGCCAAGTCCTATCTGTCACATGGGTGCTCCTTATGTCCCCAGATTTGGGAAATTAGAATGTGTTTGTGTCATTCTGGacacttattctttttttttttttttttcttttttttccggagctggggactgaacccagggccttgtgcttcctaggcaagcgctctaccactgagctaaatccccaacccctggacacTTATTCTTTACTCATTACTACCGTCCCCCATCTGGAGAAGCAGTTAAGGATGTTAACCCCCTTTTACTCAGAGGTTTCGCTATTTTAGACACCcgtaaaacattaaaaactggGCACGCCATTGTGTACAAGGCTAAGCGTTTTCTGGAATTTGGCCAACAGTTTGAGGTAACCCACATCAGAGGAGTCCCATAGAAGACTCAGGGCCAGTCTTTTGTGGAAAGAGCCAATGGACAACttcaacattattttaaaacaaaggagtgggaggagggtggtGTGGCTACTCCTCAcagaattttatcttctgtttcatatatctcaaaaaaaaattaaatttgggcAAGGATGGCAAAACCTGCTGCAGAAGGATTTTTGAGGCCTCCCTGAAAACATTCAGTCACGGTCCATTAGAGAGATGTTATATCACACAGATTCAGAAATTCGCTGGGCCTgagggcatgtgtgtgtaaaaacgTGGCAAAGGTTTTTGGTCCTTATTTTTCTGTCTGCCATTGAACCGTGGCCGGTAGGAATGCCCTGGGAATTTGTCGTTGCTGTTGTTACACTGGGAAGCCTTAAGATTAATTTGCTACTCTGCATTGTCTACTGTAAAGATTGACTTGCATCCCctgaaatttagaaaacaaaaggggaTGGCAGGGGCTCTTGGATTCAGCCTGGTCCTAAGAAGCACACATCTTAGGTTTTcaggttagagtccatggctcCTGGGGCCCTTTCAGTTCAATGCCCTCCCTCAGGTAGTGCAGTCATTAAGCTCTCCTTGTATTTCTGCATTCTCTAGAAGTCAGCAAAGCATAAAGACCTGGGCAGAACAATTAGTCTTAGACATTAATCTTGGGTACCCTGTCCAGCTCGAAACTGTCATTGTATCCTGGCAACTACCACTGTACTCTTCCTGGTAGCCACCATTACATTCTGTTTCTGACAAgggtatataaaaaaaaaaaatctgaggggttggggatttagctcagtggtagagcttgcctgggaagcgcaaggccctgggttcgatccccagctccgaaaaaaagaaccaaaaaaaaaaaaaaaaaaaaaactttaaaaaaaatctgatttttgCTATAAAATTGTCACAGTCTCAGCCTTGCTGTGACCTCCCTCCTACCTGGCCCGATTTTAATCTCCACTGACCCCGTCAGGAGACTCTGGCTCAGTAAGTAAcgtcagggtcagtgagagaaaGCACAgccttctccttcatcctctggTTAGGGGCAACCCCAGCAAACCTGGGAACCTGTGATTCCGCGTCCAGTAAGAGAGGATGTGGGCTGGGCAGGTCTGGGGCTCTATTGAGTAAAGCTGACTTACTTCATGACAGTTTCATTTCCTGGACCAGACTTCCACTCAAGCCGCACAAGCCTGAAATGGACATCTCTGAACCCACAGATCCTCTCCGAGGCACGGACACCTCATAAGGTCTGCAGGGTGTGGCCCTGGACAGATAAGCTCGTGCCACCCAGGGCCTGTGcgaccctgcctcagtttccctctaaCAGGACACATGGTAAATGATCATTGCCATGCCTGGGAATTAACCTTAAACAGGAACAACGACCTGACCTTCCATGAACCAGAGTCGGTGACTACTTGCCGACAGGAAATGATCCCTGGGCTGGACACCCTGGAGAGCAAGGAGCTGCCACTGTGCACTGTCCCCTCCCGTCTTTTCAGGGCTCTCAGTGACGTCCCATAGGAGCATCGGAACAGTTGGCTGGCCGGCTTTCATATCTCTCCACCTATGTGAGCACACTGAGTCTCAGAAGGAGATACCCAGGTGAGCTGCCTCAGACATGGCTCTCACTAGGTGACTGTCACCAGCAGATAGGCCATTGTCTCTGTCAGCTCTGACAAGAGGTCAAATTTCAGCCCAGTCTCAAAGCCTCCCAGGCTCCCGGCATCCAGGCTGGGATGGAGTCTGGAGCAAAGCCTCTGGGAGAATCTCATGCTTTCCTcagccaggccagcctgagtcCTGAAGGGTCTTTCTCAAGGCCACGTTCAGGATAAGCGTCCTAAGATACTGGGCAGAGTCTGACATCCTCAGACTGAGTTCACCGTCTCTTCTCTGAAAGAGTGGGCCCAAGCAAGGCATTGCGGTTTGTTTCTGTTGGTCTCCACTCGGCGTGTCCTGTACTAAGTGCTCGATCCACAATGTGGAGGGCATAGTAGAGTCATCTAGGATTGGCAGTTCTGTGTGTGAACCCACGACCCGGAGGTTACAGAGAAATACTTACGGTATACACGAAATTGCACAGGCATTTGTAAAGCATTATAGTCTCGATCTATCACAGATAGTGTGTAGGTTCCCTCATCCTTCTTGGTGACATTTTGGAAGAACAAGGATCCATTGCTGTATATTGTCTCTCTGCCGCTGTGTGCAAACCCTTCTTGACTCATATTATCGGATCTTACATATCGTGCAATTTCACTCTTTAAATCCGTAGTGGTTCCCTTGTACCAGTAAAAGACTCGGAACTCCTGCGGCAGATTGTGAACGAGTAAAAGAACGCTCTTCTCCTCAACAACGTTGGGTGGCACAGCGTCTACGGTGAGTTGGGCAGTGGTGAGAGGGCTCCAGTAGGTTAAAAGTGAGGctaagagggaggagagaaagatcaATATCAGGACCTTCCCAACTCTTGGCCTTGCTGTGAGCGAGTGTCCTACTGGGTGGCGGCCAGCATCACCTCCGTTCCTCAGCAGTGCTGACCCTTCCCCCTGTAGGAAATGGTCTCTCGGAGTTCACACAGGTCCTGCTCACTGCCCTCAGATCCCTGCTCACACACAGAATCTTTGCTGAGTGTAGGGTAtcttctctgacctcctcctCTAAAGACCCCGCGTCTTCATTTTCTGACCTTTGCCTGCTTCGTTTCTCTTGAAGTGTTTGTCCACCCGACCCCACCTTCTAGATGTCCTCGctggtctgtctctctgctcaggAGAACCAGGGCTGTGAGGAGGACCAGTTTGATTTTGGCTTAACCCCCGCTGCCTGGCACAGGCTCATATACCTGCGTGAGAATCAGTGTCCCGGAGGCTAGGGTTTATTTGCAAACTTCTCAGGGTGGCATCCGATGGTGCTGTTTACTTGCCCCAGTTGGGTTTTACACGGGGTCACCCTGACAGAGCTGTGGACTTCAGTCTTCAGGATGCCCTGGCCAGTGCGATAAACTTAACAACGGGGAACAACGGAGTTTCTCCTCCCCACTTGCCCCTTCACATTCACCCAGagcttcctgttgctgtcaggcttcaagcagaagccagaggtccctcctcaggttcctttcctctcccagaaGACCCCATCCAGTCTCGGAGCTCCCCTGCTCTCTACCGCGAGGAATGTCTCCTTACCTGTGAGCAGTAGTCCCCTCCAGGGAATCTGCCCTCTGAGGAGACGAGCCGAGGCTAGCTCCATAGTCTCTGCTGCCTGCTAGGTTCTTCTCTGGGGAAGAGATTTGGCTCCAACACGGCTGCCTGCCAAGCCTGGCTGCTCTGGTAGCCACCCTGCTTTTCATAGCAGAACCGAGTCTCCTCCCAGAGGAGGGCACCTCCCAGAGTCACgtgggctgggggtggagccTGCGACTCTGACAATGCTGTTCTCTCAGTGCTGTCCTCCCATCCTTCTATTCCTCTCTTTCCCGTTCAGTGTTCTAGAACATACTTTGAGCAGCAAGGCTGAGAAGTGTCCTGTGCCCTGGCCTtgtggccagcagcagcagcagcaggaattCCTGCCCTTCCAATAGCCTAGAGTGACACAAAACTCCAGGGGAGCCCTGTGTGCTGTGTTCCCAATGCTTGGGGAAGGTGGGATTTACTCTGGCAGGAAGTGGCGGAGTTATCTCTAGGGTTGGGAGAGGCCTAGATAAGTGGTGACGGGGTAGGACCCTGATCCGTTGTCAGTGGTGACACCAATTAGGTGTCTGATCCAAGGATACAAGTTGTCTCATGGAGTCCTGTGCTGGCTGAATGTGATTCAGGTCTGCCCATGTCCTCCCTGGTCTTTGCAGGACGCCTTTGTTCTCCTTGGTGAACGCCCTGGGATCTCCCATCTTTCCCCATGGATGATGGAAGACGGAAGGGATTACATAGGGTGTCCTTGCAGAATGGAGTTCTCAGAAATACAGGAACGAGCCAGTAGGAGAGTATGGTTATGTGAGGGAGCTAACTTCATGTCTGTTGGAACTGGGATGGAAACCAGGCTGCAAGCTAGGTTCATGCCCTAGGAGTTTTCCCTGCTGATTATATGGCTCAATGGCTCCCCCTGGTGTTCATGACGAGAGCTGCAGCTCATGTCTAGGCTACCCTAAGGATGGTAACCAGGCTCCCAAGGCTGTGGTGGAACTGAGCACTAAGTTTCCCCGAAAAGCCCAGGTGTGTAGGTCCTTTGAGGATCCACTCAGCGTTTTGCTAGAGACTTTTATAGCAGCGAAGTGAGACTCGCTGCCATTTTGATCTGCAGTTCCACGATGACTAATGACGTTGAACCCCCTTCCCCATGTGCCTAGTAGCTCATTTGTACATCTTGTTCAGGGGCAGGAATATCCAGAACTTTGTTCTCTCTAAAATTGACTTattatgacttttaaattttaaagcaaagtaCATTCATTCACCAACAATAACATAGTTTAGAActataacctttaaaaaaaaatggaaggggttggggatttagctcagtggtagagcaagcgcaaggccctgg
Encoded proteins:
- the LOC116892478 gene encoding carcinoembryonic antigen-related cell adhesion molecule 1-like yields the protein MELASARLLRGQIPWRGLLLTASLLTYWSPLTTAQLTVDAVPPNVVEEKSVLLLVHNLPQEFRVFYWYKGTTTDLKSEIARYVRSDNMSQEGFAHSGRETIYSNGSLFFQNVTKKDEGTYTLSVIDRDYNALQMPVQFRVYP